From a single Lolium rigidum isolate FL_2022 chromosome 7, APGP_CSIRO_Lrig_0.1, whole genome shotgun sequence genomic region:
- the LOC124670601 gene encoding calcium/calmodulin-dependent serine/threonine-protein kinase 1, which yields MGLCHGKPAQIPEADAEEEPRVASGAGDAAGGVAASPAPAAKPGTPKQPKFPFYLPSPLPASSYKGSPANSSVASTPARGGFKRPFPPPSPAKHIRALLARRHGSVKPNEASIPEGGEPELGLDKSFGFSKHFFAKYDLGEEVGRGHFGYTCAAKAKKGEHKGQDVAVKVIPKAKMTTAIAIEDVRREVRILSSLTGHSNLVQFYDAFEDEDNVYIVMELCKGGELLDKILARGGKYSEEDAKVVMLQILSVVSFCHLQGVVHRDLKPENFLFTSKEENSPLKVIDFGLSDFVKPDERLNDIVGSAYYVAPEVLHRSYGTEGDMWSIGVIAYILLCGSRPFWARTESGIFRAVLKAEPSFDEAPWPTLSSEAKDFVKRLLNKDYRKRMTAAQALSHPWIRDAQQVKIPLDMIIYKLIRAYISSSSLRKSALRALAKTLTANQLFYLKEQFELLGPNKGGYISLQNLKSALVKNSTDAMKDSRVIEFVNTVCTLQYRKLDFEEFAASAISVYQMEALETWEQHARRAYELFDKEGNRPIVIEELASELGLGPSVPLHVVLQDWIRHADGKLSFLGFIKLLHGVSSRSIPKA from the exons ATGGGTCTCTGCCATGGGAAACCCGCGCAAATCCCGGAGGCCGACGCGGAGGAGGAGCCTCGCGTAGCCTCCGGCGCCGGCGACGCCGCCGGCGGTGTCGCCgcttcgccggcgccggcggcgaagcCGGGCACGCCGAAGCAGCCCAAGTTCCCGTTCTACCTGCCGAGCCCGCTCCCGGCGTCGAGCTACAAGGGCTCGCCGGCCAACTCGAGCGTGGCGTCCACGCCGGCGCGCGGCGGGTTCAAGCGGCCgttcccgccgccgtcgccggccaaGCACATCCGCGCGCTCCTGGCGCGGCGGCACGGCTCGGTCAAGCCCAACGAGGCGTCCATCCCCGAGGGCGGCGAGCCGGAGCTGGGCCTCGACAAGAGCTTCGGCTTCTCCAAGCACTTCTTCGCCAAGTACGACCTCGGCGAGGAGGTCGGCCGCGGGCACTTCGGATACACCTGCGCCGCCAAGGCCAAGAAGGGCGAGCACAAGGGCCAGGACGTCGCCGTCAAGGTCATCCCCAAGGCAAAG ATGACAACAGCGATAGCCATCGAGGATGTCCGAAGAGAAGTGAGGATACTGAGCTCTCTGACAGGCCACAGCAACCTAGTGCAGTTTTATGACGCTTTTGAAGATGAGGATAATGTGTACATAGTCATGGA ATTGTGTAAAGGAGGTGAACTACTTGATAAGATATTGGCGAG AGGTGGGAAGTATTCTGAAGAAGATGCGAAGGTTGTTATGCTGCAAATTTTGAGTGTTGTATCGTTTTGCCATCTTCAAGGTGTTGTCCATCGGGATCTGAAACCCGAG AATTTCCTCTTCACATCGAAGGAAGAAAACTCTCCCTTGAAGGTCATAGACTTTGGCTTGTCTGACTTCGTAAAGCCAG ATGAAAGACTTAATGACATTGTTGGAAGCGCGTATTATGTTGCTCCTGAGGTGCTTCATCGATCTTATGGCACTGAGGGAGATATGTGGAGCATTGGAGTAATTGCCTACATTTTGCTGTGTGGGAGCCGACCTTTCTGGGCGCGCACAGAATCAGGAATATTCCGAGCTGTCCTGAAGGCAGAGCCAAGTTTTGATGAGGCCCCATGGCCTACTCTCAGTTCTGAAGCTAAAGACTTTGTCAAAAGGCTGCTTAATAAGGATTACCGCAAGAGGATGACTGCTGCACAAGCTCTCA GTCATCCATGGATCCGTGATGCTCAGCAAGTGAAGATTCCATTAGATATGATAATCTACAAGCTTATCAGAGCCTATAtcagttcatcttcattgcggaAGTCTGCTTTGAGG GCCCTAGCTAAGACATTGACAGCAAACCAACTCTTCTACCTAAAAGAGCAGTTTGAATTGTTGGGTCCAAACAAGGGTGGCTATATCTCCTTGCAAAATTTGAAATCG GCCTTGGTGAAAAATTCTACGGACGCGATGAAGGACTCTAGGGTTATTGAATTTGTCAACACG GTATGCACCCTTCAGTACAGAAAATTAGATTTCGAAGAGTTCGCTGCTTCTGCCATCAGCGTGTATCAGATGGAAGCTCTGGAGACCTGGGAACAGCATGCGCGCCGTGCGTACGAGCTATTCGATAAGGAGGGTAACCGGCCTATCGTCATCGAAGAACTCGCATCG GAACTTGGCCTCGGCCCATCTGTCCCTCTCCATGTTGTTCTCCAAGACTGGATCAGGCACGCCGACGGGAAGCTCAGCTTCCTCGGATTCATAAAGCTCTTGCACGGAGTTTCCTCCCGATCGATCCCAAAAGCATAA
- the LOC124675919 gene encoding uncharacterized protein LOC124675919 isoform X2, with protein MAIPYRITGGHSRRSPLPLTTARALLAAVVTGAVLSIICVLSLTDSLSYMGFHPRSLLDKRDSSRKYLYWGARVDCPGKHCASCAGLGHQESSLRCALEEALFLDRIFVMPSRMCLSSVHNTKGALDSSNATSDQRWGTSSSAMESLYDIDLISKNVPVILDNPKSWYGIVSRSTKLGEGDVAHVQGVSRDELRDNPLYSDALLINRTASPLAWFMECKDRTRRSSVMLPYTFLPTMPARKLRDAANEMKEILGDYDAIHVRRGDLLKNRKDRFGVERSLHPHLDRDTRPEFIKKRIARWIPKGRTVFIASNERTPGFFAPLSDRYKLAYASNFSSILKPIIENNYQLFMVERLIMQGARIFVKTMKEFDNDLALCDDPKKNTKVWEEPVYT; from the exons ATGGCGATCCCCTACCGGATCACCGGCGGCCACAGCAGGCGAAGCCCGCTGCCGCTGACCACCGCGAGGGcgctcctcgccgccgtcgtcaCCGGGGCGGTCCTCTCCATCATCTGCGTCCTCTCGCTCACCGACTCGCTCTCCTACATGGGGTTCCACCCCAGGAGCCTCCTCGACAAGAGGGACAGCAGCCGCAAGTACCTCTACTGGGGCGCCCGCGTCGACTGCCCCGGCAAGCACTGCGCCTCCTGCGCCGGCCTGGGACACCAGGAGTCCAGCCTCCGCTGCGCCCTCGAGGAAGCCCTCTTCCTCGACAG AATATTTGTCATGCCGTCAAGGATGTGCCTTAGTTCAGTGCACAATACGAAAGGGGCACTTGATTCAAGCAATGCTACTTCAGACCAAAG ATGGGGAACCAGTTCTTCTGCAATGGAATCGTTATATGATATCGACCTCATATCGAAAAATGTACCTGTCATTTTGGACAATCCCAAGTCATGGTATGGGATAGTATCGAGAAGCACGAAGCTAGGAGAGGGGGATGTGGCGCATGTGCAAGGGGTTAGCAGAGATGAACTCAGAGACAATCCGCTTTACTCAGATGCTCTCCTTATAAACCGTACCGCAAGCCCTCTTGCTTG GTTTATGGAGTGTAAGGACCGGACCAGGCGTAGCTCTGTGATGTTGCCGTACACTTTTCTGCCAACTATGCCAGCAAGAAAACTGAGGGATGCAGCAAATGAG ATGAAAGAGATACTAGGTGATTATGATGCTATTCATGTAAGACGGGGTGACCTACTGAAGAATAGGAAGGATAGATTTGGTGTTGAGAGGAGCCTCCATCCTCATCTGGACAGAGATACCCGTCCTGAGTTCATCAAGAAAAGGATCGCAAGGTGGATTCCTAAAGGTCGTACTGTTTTCATTGCTTCAAATGAAAGGACACCTGGCTTCTTCGCACCTCTATCAGACAG GTACAAGTTAGCATACGCATCTAACTTCAGTAGCATACTGAAGCCAATAATCGAGAACAACTACCAGCTATTCATGGTGGAAAGGTTAATCATGCAAGGAGCAAGGATATTTGTGAAGACAATGAAAGAATTTGATAATGATCTTGCCCTCTGCGATGATCCCAAAAAGAACACCAAAGTCTGGGAAGAACCAGTTTACACATAG
- the LOC124675919 gene encoding uncharacterized protein LOC124675919 isoform X1, which produces MECKDRTRRSSVMLPYTFLPTMPARKLRDAANEMKEILGDYDAIHVRRGDLLKNRKDRFGVERSLHPHLDRDTRPEFIKKRIARWIPKGRTVFIASNERTPGFFAPLSDRYKLAYASNFSSILKPIIENNYQLFMVERLIMQGARIFVKTMKEFDNDLALCDDPKKNTKVWEEPVYT; this is translated from the exons ATGGAGTGTAAGGACCGGACCAGGCGTAGCTCTGTGATGTTGCCGTACACTTTTCTGCCAACTATGCCAGCAAGAAAACTGAGGGATGCAGCAAATGAG ATGAAAGAGATACTAGGTGATTATGATGCTATTCATGTAAGACGGGGTGACCTACTGAAGAATAGGAAGGATAGATTTGGTGTTGAGAGGAGCCTCCATCCTCATCTGGACAGAGATACCCGTCCTGAGTTCATCAAGAAAAGGATCGCAAGGTGGATTCCTAAAGGTCGTACTGTTTTCATTGCTTCAAATGAAAGGACACCTGGCTTCTTCGCACCTCTATCAGACAG GTACAAGTTAGCATACGCATCTAACTTCAGTAGCATACTGAAGCCAATAATCGAGAACAACTACCAGCTATTCATGGTGGAAAGGTTAATCATGCAAGGAGCAAGGATATTTGTGAAGACAATGAAAGAATTTGATAATGATCTTGCCCTCTGCGATGATCCCAAAAAGAACACCAAAGTCTGGGAAGAACCAGTTTACACATAG